In the genome of Blastopirellula marina, one region contains:
- a CDS encoding FGGY-family carbohydrate kinase gives MNASHFIGVDVGTGSARAGVFDGNGAMLASAVQPIETFRPRTDFVEQSSTNIWQAVCKCVREAVSWAQIDVASVRGIGFDATCSLVATDEHGSPVTVSPDGNDNQNVIVWMDHRATAQAARINEGNYDVLKYVGNVISPEMETPKLLWLKENLPQTWQRAKKFFDLPDYLTYRATGEETRSLCSTVCKWTYLGHENANEHVGCWDATYFESIGLGDLVAEKFARVGTDVRPMGEAIGSGLSPEAAAELGLLSGTAVGVSIIDAHAGGIGMIGATLAGTPPDAQALDRRLALIGGTSSCHMAASQDARFIQGIWGPYYSAMIPGMWLTEGGQSATGALIDFVINNHGATPELYQQAETSNQSVYEVLNCRLQSLSKDRKVPASLTRELHVCPYFHGNRSPWADPTLRGMVSGLSLSATLDDLAVLYLATIQAISYGTRHIIESMNAAGYRIDTIFACGGGTKNLIFLREHADITGCRVVLPKEPESVLLGSAMLGAVASGERNDLLHAMATMSAAETILEPTKGATMEYHQTKYTVFQKLHTDQLAYRELMTKHFD, from the coding sequence ATGAACGCTAGCCACTTCATTGGAGTAGACGTCGGCACAGGTAGTGCTCGTGCAGGCGTTTTTGATGGCAACGGAGCAATGCTTGCTTCAGCCGTTCAGCCCATTGAGACGTTTCGTCCACGCACGGATTTCGTCGAACAGTCTTCGACCAACATCTGGCAGGCCGTTTGCAAATGTGTAAGGGAAGCGGTCTCTTGGGCACAAATCGATGTGGCATCCGTTCGCGGCATTGGCTTTGACGCAACGTGCTCGCTGGTGGCTACTGATGAACATGGCAGTCCCGTGACCGTAAGCCCTGACGGCAACGACAATCAGAATGTGATTGTCTGGATGGACCACCGGGCAACCGCTCAAGCTGCTCGGATCAACGAAGGCAACTACGATGTCTTGAAATACGTCGGGAATGTCATCTCGCCGGAAATGGAAACCCCGAAGTTGCTTTGGCTCAAAGAGAATCTTCCACAAACGTGGCAGCGTGCCAAGAAGTTCTTCGATCTGCCTGATTACCTGACGTATCGCGCCACCGGAGAGGAAACACGCTCGCTTTGTAGCACCGTTTGTAAGTGGACGTACCTAGGGCATGAGAATGCCAATGAGCATGTCGGCTGCTGGGATGCGACCTACTTTGAATCGATTGGCCTAGGGGACCTGGTTGCCGAGAAATTCGCCCGCGTCGGAACCGATGTACGCCCGATGGGAGAAGCAATCGGAAGTGGCCTCTCGCCCGAAGCAGCTGCCGAACTTGGCTTGCTCTCTGGCACAGCCGTAGGCGTTTCGATCATCGATGCCCATGCTGGTGGCATTGGAATGATTGGAGCCACACTCGCAGGAACCCCGCCAGATGCACAAGCCCTTGATCGCCGCCTGGCATTAATTGGCGGCACTTCCAGTTGCCATATGGCTGCATCACAAGACGCACGCTTTATTCAAGGTATCTGGGGCCCCTATTATTCGGCCATGATTCCCGGAATGTGGCTCACCGAAGGAGGCCAATCTGCAACCGGAGCATTGATCGATTTTGTAATCAACAACCATGGTGCAACGCCTGAGCTTTATCAACAGGCCGAAACATCCAATCAAAGCGTGTATGAAGTATTAAATTGCCGGCTACAGTCCCTTTCCAAAGATCGAAAGGTGCCTGCATCGCTGACGCGCGAACTCCATGTTTGCCCCTATTTCCATGGCAACCGTTCACCATGGGCAGACCCAACCCTTCGTGGCATGGTCTCTGGACTCTCGCTTTCCGCGACGTTGGACGATCTGGCCGTGCTCTACCTGGCGACAATTCAAGCGATCTCCTATGGCACCCGGCACATCATCGAATCCATGAACGCTGCAGGGTACCGTATCGATACGATCTTTGCTTGTGGCGGCGGCACGAAGAACCTGATATTCCTGCGCGAGCATGCCGACATCACCGGCTGTCGTGTTGTACTTCCCAAAGAACCAGAGTCCGTGCTGCTGGGAAGCGCCATGCTGGGCGCAGTGGCCTCAGGTGAACGAAATGACCTGCTGCATGCCATGGCTACCATGAGTGCCGCTGAAACCATTCTCGAGCCGACAAAAGGAGCGACGATGGAGTATCATCAGACAAAGTACACAGTATTCCAGAAGCTGCACACCGACCAACTCGCATATCGAGAATTGATGACGAAACACTTCGACTAA
- a CDS encoding fucose isomerase — MALEEALQGAVEKLGYQLQRAHDVTEQGHGFIDSQKRGMEVFRSIDPDAPLIVAEAVWQYSHHVLAGLISHRGPILTIANWSGQWPGLVGMLNLNGSLTKAGTAYSTLWSEDFTDEFFLEHLKTWLETGSVNHTTEHVSAMAPEWIPQSAGQLGKQLADQLRQQKAIMGVFDEGCMGMFNAIIPDHLLHPVGVFKERLSQSALYAEMREVSDADAEKVFHWFEEEGMQFHFGEDDAEDLTPNQVLEQCRMYIAAVRLADHFGCETIGIQYQQGLKDLTPASDLVEGTLNSTKRPPVLDQQGSQELFAGQAIPHFNEVDECAGLDALMIHRIHRALQQPVETTLHDLRWGCADESGTTDEYVWVFEISGSAPAEHLGGWDQCHGYRQPAMYFPKGGSTLSGVSRAGEIVWSRIYVADNALYMDLGRGESITLPPEETKRRLEATTSVWPIMHGVTYGVSRDQMMAKHKANHVQVAYATDVAAADEALWTRAAMATALGIRVNLCGTKKDGSRWDQKG; from the coding sequence ATGGCTCTCGAAGAAGCACTGCAAGGTGCCGTCGAGAAATTAGGCTACCAACTCCAGCGTGCCCATGACGTCACCGAGCAGGGGCACGGATTTATCGATAGTCAAAAACGCGGAATGGAGGTGTTCCGCTCCATCGATCCTGATGCCCCCTTGATTGTCGCAGAAGCCGTATGGCAGTACTCGCATCATGTCCTGGCAGGACTCATTAGTCATCGCGGCCCTATTCTCACCATCGCCAACTGGTCAGGCCAGTGGCCAGGATTGGTGGGTATGCTCAACTTGAATGGCTCTCTGACAAAGGCCGGTACGGCTTATTCAACGCTTTGGAGTGAAGATTTTACGGACGAGTTTTTCCTCGAACACCTGAAGACATGGCTGGAAACAGGTAGCGTTAACCACACGACTGAACATGTTTCAGCGATGGCCCCGGAATGGATTCCACAATCGGCCGGCCAATTGGGTAAGCAACTTGCCGACCAACTGCGTCAGCAAAAGGCAATCATGGGCGTGTTTGACGAAGGGTGCATGGGAATGTTCAACGCAATCATTCCTGACCACCTTCTCCATCCGGTCGGTGTCTTCAAAGAGCGCCTCAGTCAGTCCGCTCTGTATGCAGAAATGCGAGAAGTAAGTGATGCTGACGCTGAAAAAGTTTTTCATTGGTTCGAAGAAGAAGGCATGCAGTTTCACTTCGGCGAAGACGACGCCGAGGATCTGACCCCCAACCAGGTACTCGAACAATGCCGCATGTACATAGCGGCCGTTCGCCTGGCCGATCATTTTGGTTGTGAAACAATCGGTATTCAGTATCAGCAAGGCCTGAAAGACCTGACACCAGCAAGTGATTTGGTTGAAGGAACGCTGAACAGTACTAAACGTCCCCCGGTGCTTGATCAACAAGGAAGCCAGGAACTCTTCGCAGGCCAGGCGATTCCTCACTTCAACGAAGTTGACGAATGTGCTGGACTCGACGCGTTGATGATACATCGTATTCACCGAGCCCTTCAGCAACCGGTAGAGACAACGCTACACGACCTTCGCTGGGGCTGTGCCGACGAATCGGGGACCACCGACGAATATGTCTGGGTATTCGAGATCTCGGGGTCCGCACCAGCGGAACATCTCGGCGGATGGGATCAATGCCACGGTTATCGCCAGCCTGCGATGTACTTTCCTAAGGGGGGTTCCACTCTGTCAGGCGTCTCTCGCGCAGGCGAGATCGTCTGGTCGCGAATCTATGTCGCCGACAACGCCCTTTACATGGATCTCGGTCGAGGGGAGTCGATCACCCTTCCACCCGAAGAAACAAAGCGGAGGCTGGAAGCTACGACATCCGTTTGGCCCATCATGCATGGCGTAACCTATGGTGTTTCCCGCGATCAAATGATGGCGAAACACAAAGCCAATCACGTCCAGGTAGCATATGCGACGGACGTCGCCGCAGCTGACGAGGCACTCTGGACCCGAGCCGCAATGGCTACGGCCCTAGGGATTCGAGTGAACCTGTGCGGTACAAAAAAGGACGGCTCGCGCTGGGATCAGAAAGGTTAA